In Streptomyces sp. 840.1, one DNA window encodes the following:
- a CDS encoding MoaD/ThiS family protein, which yields MSVKVRIPTILRTYTGGQAEVPAEGATLSQVIESLEKDHPGIAARVLDDQGKLRRFVNVYVNDDDVRFEGGLEAVTPDGAGISIIPAVAGGC from the coding sequence ATGAGCGTCAAGGTCCGTATCCCCACCATCCTCCGCACCTACACGGGCGGCCAGGCCGAGGTCCCGGCCGAGGGCGCGACCCTCTCCCAGGTCATCGAGTCCCTGGAGAAGGACCACCCGGGCATCGCCGCCCGTGTCCTGGACGACCAGGGCAAGCTCCGCCGTTTCGTCAACGTGTACGTCAACGACGACGACGTGCGCTTCGAGGGCGGCCTGGAAGCGGTCACCCCGGACGGCGCCGGCATCTCGATCATCCCGGCCGTCGCCGGCGGCTGCTGA
- a CDS encoding cold-shock protein, with translation MAQGTVKWFNAEKGYGFIAVDGGADVFVHYSAIQMDGYRTLEEGQRVEFEISQGQKGPQADMVKLAVG, from the coding sequence ATGGCTCAGGGCACCGTCAAGTGGTTCAACGCGGAGAAGGGGTACGGCTTCATCGCGGTCGACGGTGGTGCGGATGTTTTCGTCCACTACAGCGCGATCCAGATGGACGGATACCGCACCCTCGAAGAGGGTCAGCGAGTTGAATTCGAAATCTCGCAGGGCCAGAAGGGGCCGCAGGCGGACATGGTCAAGCTCGCCGTCGGCTGA
- a CDS encoding RNA polymerase sigma factor, with protein MRARIRAGDHEAFAELYEEYARIVYNHAYRLSGDWSTAEEVLSDTFLAAWRNRHSVEPEGDSLRPWLLGIATNKARNAGRGTGRRLAFLARRPAPEPVADIADAAAARVDDARRLAEVRQALNGLRRQEREVLVLCVWSGLDYAEAAEALGVPVGTVRSRLSRARTRLRRLTDEKPGRTADGGAGRAADGGSARPAREARPAEADRSGREPRPGRGEVGSRAAFVALPIQEEAR; from the coding sequence ATGCGCGCACGGATCAGAGCCGGCGACCACGAGGCGTTCGCCGAGCTCTACGAGGAATACGCGCGGATCGTCTACAACCACGCCTACCGGCTGTCGGGCGACTGGTCGACGGCCGAGGAGGTGCTGTCCGACACCTTCCTGGCCGCCTGGCGCAACCGCCACTCCGTCGAGCCCGAGGGCGATTCGCTGCGGCCGTGGCTGCTCGGGATCGCCACGAACAAGGCCCGCAACGCCGGGCGCGGCACCGGACGGCGCCTCGCCTTCCTGGCACGCCGCCCCGCCCCGGAACCCGTGGCGGACATCGCGGACGCCGCGGCCGCCCGCGTCGACGACGCACGGCGGCTCGCCGAGGTCCGGCAGGCGCTGAACGGGCTCCGCCGCCAGGAACGCGAGGTGCTGGTCCTCTGCGTCTGGTCCGGCCTCGACTACGCGGAGGCCGCCGAGGCGCTCGGCGTCCCGGTGGGCACCGTGCGCTCACGGCTCTCCCGCGCCCGCACCCGGCTGCGGCGCCTCACCGACGAGAAGCCCGGCCGGACGGCGGACGGTGGAGCGGGCCGGGCGGCCGACGGGGGATCGGCCCGGCCCGCGCGGGAAGCACGGCCGGCGGAAGCGGACCGGTCCGGCCGGGAACCGCGCCCCGGCCGCGGAGAGGTAGGGAGCAGGGCCGCGTTCGTGGCCCTGCCCATCCAGGAGGAAGCCCGATGA
- a CDS encoding TetR/AcrR family transcriptional regulator → MTRNDGPGAAGVDPRELWLSPDRPRRGRRPAFSREAITAAAVVLADTEGIDAVTMRRVAAEVGAGVMSLYSYAPDKETLLDLMVDHVAAELPASAPLTGDWRTDLKAVGHLQRDHMLRHPWLPAAVSARRTLGPHTLAFLEHALAALRPSGTDGPTRLEIFAQLTAFVAGHVAHEVAQAQAAQSPDRAAAEALYLAAVAADGRHPELAEALTAAPRPLTPDARFSRFLTRLVDGLDAG, encoded by the coding sequence ATGACCCGCAACGACGGGCCCGGCGCCGCCGGCGTCGATCCCCGGGAGCTCTGGCTGAGCCCGGACCGCCCCCGCCGGGGCCGCAGGCCCGCCTTCAGCCGCGAGGCGATCACGGCGGCGGCCGTCGTCCTGGCCGACACCGAGGGGATCGACGCGGTCACCATGCGGCGGGTCGCCGCAGAGGTGGGCGCGGGGGTCATGTCCCTCTACAGCTACGCCCCCGACAAGGAGACCCTGCTGGACCTGATGGTCGACCACGTCGCCGCCGAGCTGCCCGCGTCGGCCCCGCTCACCGGCGACTGGCGCACCGACCTGAAGGCCGTCGGACACCTCCAGCGCGACCACATGCTCCGCCACCCCTGGCTGCCCGCCGCCGTGTCGGCCCGCCGGACCCTCGGCCCCCACACCCTGGCCTTCCTGGAACACGCCCTGGCCGCGCTGCGGCCCAGCGGGACGGACGGGCCGACGCGGCTGGAGATCTTCGCCCAGCTCACCGCGTTCGTGGCCGGGCACGTCGCCCACGAGGTCGCCCAGGCGCAGGCCGCGCAGTCGCCCGACCGGGCCGCCGCCGAGGCGCTCTACCTCGCGGCCGTCGCCGCGGACGGCCGCCACCCGGAGCTGGCCGAGGCGCTCACCGCGGCGCCCCGGCCACTGACCCCGGACGCCAGGTTCAGCCGCTTCCTCACCCGGCTGGTCGACGGCCTCGACGCCGGCTGA
- a CDS encoding CocE/NonD family hydrolase, producing the protein MAPPTYEARTRRARKAKPPPASRLMRATWRGLPARRHEAGWEPGLVVPAADGSPLITDHYFPRAEGDFPTLLVRSPYGRGVPWSPQYGILFAEQGFHVVLQSCRGTGGSGGRFDLWRNEAADGHATVSWLREQPWFNGTLGTVGPSYLGYVQSALALDPPPELKAMVLQVGLQDPHALFHTDGVLHLEAALLVGAGMTYQHRGVMAFGRAAMRVQRRMRATGSAQPLRGAIAPALGAEVPWLDEVIAHPDADDPHWRGADAGAAARARIPTSLITGRYDVLAGQAFEQYRRLRRAGAETALLVGPWTHTSALQKGWPEVFAESLGWLRAHLCEDPAALRPTPVRVHLGGADAAWRDLGEWPLAPATTSWYPTAEGHLTRQPPTGTAPLTSFRYDPAAPTPSLGGALLSRTAGARDNGPLESRDDVLTFTGPVLTEPVTVLGPVSARISAATDTGHADVFARLCDVDPRGRSTNVCDGLAQLRSTAGEQVRVTVPMGDTAHRFGAGHRIRWQISGGAHPRYARNPGTGQPRSQATQFVPVRVSLREDSELMLPLQERNAR; encoded by the coding sequence ATGGCACCACCGACGTACGAGGCCCGGACGAGGCGCGCCCGGAAGGCGAAGCCGCCGCCGGCCTCCCGGCTGATGCGGGCCACCTGGCGCGGCCTTCCGGCCCGACGGCACGAGGCGGGGTGGGAGCCCGGCCTCGTGGTGCCGGCGGCCGACGGCAGCCCGCTGATCACGGACCACTACTTCCCGCGAGCGGAGGGGGACTTCCCCACCCTCCTCGTCCGCTCCCCCTACGGGCGGGGCGTGCCGTGGTCGCCCCAGTACGGCATCCTCTTCGCCGAGCAGGGCTTTCACGTGGTCCTGCAGAGCTGCCGGGGCACCGGCGGTTCGGGCGGCCGCTTCGACCTCTGGCGCAACGAGGCCGCCGACGGCCACGCCACCGTGTCCTGGCTGCGCGAACAGCCCTGGTTCAACGGCACGCTCGGCACGGTCGGCCCCAGCTACCTCGGCTACGTGCAGTCGGCGCTCGCGCTGGACCCGCCGCCCGAGCTGAAGGCGATGGTGCTCCAGGTGGGCCTCCAGGACCCGCACGCCCTCTTCCACACGGACGGGGTGCTCCACCTGGAGGCGGCACTCCTCGTCGGCGCCGGTATGACGTACCAGCACCGGGGCGTGATGGCCTTCGGGCGGGCGGCGATGCGTGTGCAGCGCCGGATGCGCGCGACCGGCTCGGCGCAGCCGCTGCGCGGGGCGATCGCACCCGCGCTCGGGGCCGAAGTGCCCTGGCTGGACGAGGTGATCGCGCATCCGGACGCGGACGATCCGCACTGGCGGGGCGCGGACGCGGGCGCGGCGGCACGCGCGCGCATCCCCACCTCGCTGATCACCGGCCGCTACGACGTCCTGGCCGGCCAGGCCTTCGAGCAGTACCGCCGGCTGCGCCGCGCGGGAGCCGAGACCGCGCTGCTCGTCGGCCCCTGGACCCACACCTCGGCCCTGCAGAAGGGCTGGCCCGAGGTCTTCGCCGAAAGCCTCGGCTGGCTCCGCGCCCACCTGTGCGAGGACCCCGCCGCTCTGCGCCCCACCCCCGTACGCGTCCACCTGGGCGGCGCGGACGCGGCATGGCGGGATCTCGGCGAGTGGCCCCTCGCCCCCGCCACCACCTCCTGGTACCCCACCGCGGAAGGCCACCTCACCCGGCAGCCCCCCACGGGCACCGCGCCCCTGACGTCCTTCCGCTACGACCCGGCCGCCCCCACGCCCTCCCTCGGCGGCGCCCTCCTCTCCCGTACCGCGGGCGCCCGGGACAACGGGCCCCTGGAGTCCAGGGACGACGTCCTCACGTTCACCGGCCCGGTCCTGACCGAACCCGTCACCGTCCTCGGCCCGGTCTCCGCACGGATCAGCGCCGCCACGGACACCGGACACGCGGACGTGTTCGCCCGACTGTGCGACGTGGACCCCCGGGGCCGTTCCACCAACGTCTGCGACGGCCTGGCCCAACTCCGCAGCACCGCCGGTGAACAGGTCCGGGTCACCGTCCCCATGGGTGACACCGCCCATCGCTTCGGCGCCGGCCACCGGATCCGCTGGCAGATCAGCGGCGGCGCGCACCCCCGCTACGCGCGCAACCCGGGCACGGGCCAACCCCGTTCGCAGGCGACGCAGTTCGTGCCGGTACGGGTGAGCCTGCGCGAGGACTCCGAGCTGATGCTGCCCCTTCAGGAGCGGAACGCGAGGTAG
- a CDS encoding sulfite exporter TauE/SafE family protein encodes MSWTPDTLTLVLLALFGLAGGIGITAIGPGGVLPTIGMFLLTGLTPAGVAGTAIVTHVATGVLGTAAYTRSGQLRDPDTRRTAVVLAASALVGTPVGVLLNTHVSGRLFGILLACAVTVTGLLVWLRERRAATAPTPGTPVRVPLALTVAVGVTVAVAAGLFGLGGPMLSVPLLVVCGLPVLSALAAAQAQSVVIASVGTVGYVQHGSVDWTLAVVVGVPELVGVIVGWRIARSVPARRLKYAMAAMLLALAPYLAFRS; translated from the coding sequence ATGTCCTGGACCCCCGACACGCTCACCCTGGTTCTGCTCGCCCTGTTCGGCCTCGCGGGAGGCATCGGGATCACCGCGATCGGGCCCGGCGGGGTGCTGCCCACCATCGGCATGTTCCTGCTGACCGGGCTCACCCCGGCCGGCGTCGCGGGCACCGCCATCGTCACCCATGTGGCGACCGGCGTCCTCGGCACCGCCGCGTACACCAGGTCCGGGCAGCTGCGGGACCCGGACACGCGGCGCACCGCCGTCGTCCTCGCGGCGAGCGCGCTCGTCGGCACCCCCGTCGGCGTACTGCTCAACACCCACGTGTCGGGGCGGCTGTTCGGGATCCTGCTGGCGTGCGCCGTCACGGTGACCGGCCTGCTGGTGTGGCTCCGCGAGCGCCGCGCGGCGACCGCGCCGACGCCCGGCACCCCGGTGCGGGTGCCGCTCGCGCTCACCGTCGCGGTGGGGGTCACGGTGGCCGTCGCGGCGGGGCTGTTCGGGCTGGGCGGGCCGATGCTGAGCGTGCCGCTCCTGGTCGTCTGCGGGCTCCCGGTGCTGTCCGCGCTGGCCGCCGCGCAGGCGCAGTCCGTGGTGATCGCGAGCGTGGGTACCGTCGGCTACGTCCAGCACGGCTCCGTCGACTGGACGCTGGCAGTTGTGGTCGGCGTGCCGGAACTGGTGGGGGTGATCGTGGGCTGGCGCATCGCCCGTTCGGTCCCGGCCCGCCGCCTCAAGTACGCCATGGCCGCGATGCTCCTGGCGCTGGCCCCCTACCTCGCGTTCCGCTCCTGA
- a CDS encoding esterase: MPHRPNGEFQVLAVPRTRTHNRRQVLTTALAASALLATGAIPSFAAGNRRARTPLPTARLPRPTGPFEVGTTVHHLVDPSRAEPWLPGTAARRELMISVRYPAAPGGPARREPQMTEAAAAHFGGPDGAAALNLGMAPGSVDWAATLSHARRDAPVAARAGRLPVVLYSGGLGDPRTWNTALVDDLASHGYAVVTIDHTYEATEVEFPDGRLATMRIFDGAPPSDPDAISALLRKVMAVRVADTRFVLDRLPELNRTRFGDVLDLRRTGMFGHSAGGFTAAQTMHDDRRIRAGINMDGQLDYVGGAQPDGSRLSTVATDGLDRPLLLMGTAGEGSGDYRQQPSWAAFWKNTRGWRADVTLTGSRHASYTDAESLLPQLARQGAEPAGGLAGAVGTVRPDRAAAASRAYAASFFGRWLRGHDDCLLHGPSDRFPEMVFTP, encoded by the coding sequence GTGCCGCACCGCCCGAACGGGGAGTTCCAGGTGCTCGCTGTCCCGCGTACCCGTACCCACAACCGCCGGCAGGTCCTCACCACCGCCCTCGCCGCGTCCGCCCTGCTGGCCACCGGCGCCATCCCGTCCTTCGCGGCCGGCAACAGGCGGGCCCGCACCCCCCTGCCGACCGCACGACTGCCCCGGCCCACCGGGCCGTTCGAGGTCGGCACCACCGTGCACCACCTCGTCGACCCCTCCCGCGCGGAGCCCTGGCTGCCGGGCACCGCGGCCCGCCGCGAGCTGATGATCAGCGTCCGCTACCCGGCCGCGCCCGGCGGACCGGCCCGGCGCGAGCCGCAGATGACAGAGGCGGCCGCCGCGCACTTCGGCGGGCCGGACGGGGCCGCCGCCCTGAACCTGGGCATGGCACCCGGGTCCGTCGACTGGGCCGCCACGCTCAGCCACGCCCGCCGCGACGCACCCGTCGCCGCACGGGCCGGCCGGCTGCCCGTCGTGCTGTACTCCGGCGGGCTGGGCGACCCGCGCACCTGGAACACCGCCTTGGTCGACGACCTCGCGAGCCACGGGTACGCCGTCGTCACGATCGACCACACCTACGAGGCGACCGAGGTGGAGTTCCCCGACGGACGCCTCGCCACCATGCGGATCTTCGACGGGGCGCCGCCCAGCGATCCGGACGCGATCAGCGCCCTGCTGCGCAAGGTCATGGCGGTCCGGGTGGCCGACACCCGGTTCGTGCTGGACCGGCTCCCGGAACTGAACCGGACGCGCTTCGGGGACGTACTCGATCTGCGCCGGACCGGCATGTTCGGCCACTCCGCGGGTGGCTTCACCGCCGCCCAGACGATGCACGACGACCGGCGGATCCGGGCGGGCATCAACATGGACGGGCAACTGGACTACGTGGGCGGCGCGCAGCCGGACGGCAGCCGGCTGAGCACGGTCGCCACGGACGGGCTGGACCGGCCGCTGCTCCTGATGGGGACGGCCGGTGAGGGCTCGGGCGACTACCGGCAGCAGCCGTCCTGGGCGGCGTTCTGGAAGAACACCCGGGGCTGGCGGGCCGACGTCACCCTGACCGGCTCGCGCCACGCCTCCTACACCGACGCCGAGTCGCTGCTCCCGCAACTGGCCCGCCAGGGCGCGGAACCGGCCGGCGGACTGGCCGGGGCCGTCGGGACGGTACGGCCGGACCGGGCGGCGGCCGCGAGCCGCGCGTACGCGGCGTCGTTCTTCGGACGGTGGCTGCGCGGACACGACGACTGCCTGCTGCACGGCCCCTCGGACCGCTTCCCCGAGATGGTGTTCACGCCGTAG
- the groL gene encoding chaperonin GroEL (60 kDa chaperone family; promotes refolding of misfolded polypeptides especially under stressful conditions; forms two stacked rings of heptamers to form a barrel-shaped 14mer; ends can be capped by GroES; misfolded proteins enter the barrel where they are refolded when GroES binds) yields the protein MAKIIAFDEEARRGLERGMNQLADAVKVTLGPKGRNVVLEKKWGAPTITNDGVSIAKEIELEDPYEKIGAELVKEVAKKTDDVAGDGTTTATVLAQALVREGLRNVAAGANPMALKRGIEKAVEAVSAALLEQAKDVETKEQIASTASISAADTQIGELIAEAMDKVGKEGVITVEESQTFGLELELTEGMRFDKGYISAYFATDMERMESSLDDPYILIVNSKISNVKDLLPLLEKVMQSGKPLLIIAEDVEGEALSTLVVNKIRGTFKSVAVKAPGFGDRRKAMLGDIAILTGGTVISEEVGLKLENAGLDLLGRARKVVITKDETTIVDGAGDSDQVQGRVNQIRAEIENSDSDYDREKLQERLAKLAGGVAVIKAGAATEVELKERKHRIEDAVRNAKAAVEEGIVAGGGVALLQASAVFEKLELSGDEATGANAVKLALEAPLKQIAVNGGLEGGVVVEKVRNLPIGHGLNAATGEYVDMIAEGILDPAKVTRSALQNAASIAALFLTTEAVIADKPEKAAAGGAPGGMPGGDMDF from the coding sequence ATGGCCAAGATCATCGCGTTCGACGAGGAGGCCCGGCGCGGTCTTGAGCGCGGCATGAACCAGCTCGCCGACGCCGTCAAGGTCACCCTCGGCCCCAAGGGCCGCAACGTCGTCCTTGAGAAGAAGTGGGGCGCCCCCACGATCACCAACGATGGTGTTTCCATCGCCAAGGAGATCGAGCTGGAGGACCCGTACGAGAAGATCGGTGCGGAGCTGGTCAAGGAGGTCGCCAAGAAGACGGACGACGTCGCCGGCGACGGTACGACCACCGCCACCGTTCTCGCTCAGGCGCTCGTCCGCGAGGGCCTGCGCAACGTGGCCGCGGGTGCGAACCCGATGGCTCTCAAGCGGGGCATCGAGAAGGCCGTCGAGGCCGTCTCCGCCGCCCTCCTGGAGCAGGCCAAGGACGTGGAGACCAAGGAGCAGATCGCTTCGACCGCCTCCATCTCCGCCGCTGACACCCAGATCGGCGAGCTCATCGCCGAGGCGATGGACAAGGTCGGCAAGGAAGGCGTCATCACCGTCGAGGAGTCCCAGACCTTCGGTCTGGAGCTCGAGCTCACCGAGGGTATGCGCTTCGACAAGGGCTACATCTCGGCGTACTTCGCCACGGACATGGAGCGCATGGAGTCGTCGCTCGACGACCCGTACATCCTGATCGTGAACTCGAAGATCAGCAACGTGAAGGACCTCCTTCCGCTGCTGGAGAAGGTCATGCAGTCCGGCAAGCCGCTGCTGATCATCGCCGAGGACGTCGAGGGCGAGGCCCTGTCGACCCTGGTCGTCAACAAGATCCGTGGCACCTTCAAGTCCGTCGCCGTCAAGGCCCCGGGCTTCGGTGACCGCCGCAAGGCCATGCTCGGCGACATCGCCATCCTCACCGGTGGCACCGTCATCTCCGAGGAGGTCGGCCTCAAGCTGGAGAACGCCGGTCTCGACCTGCTCGGCCGTGCCCGCAAGGTCGTCATCACCAAGGACGAGACGACGATCGTCGACGGCGCCGGTGACAGCGACCAGGTCCAGGGTCGTGTCAACCAGATCCGTGCCGAGATCGAGAACTCCGACTCGGACTACGACCGCGAGAAGCTCCAGGAGCGCCTGGCGAAGCTGGCCGGCGGCGTGGCCGTCATCAAGGCCGGTGCCGCCACCGAGGTCGAGCTCAAGGAGCGCAAGCACCGCATCGAGGACGCGGTGCGCAACGCCAAGGCCGCCGTCGAGGAGGGCATCGTCGCCGGTGGTGGCGTGGCTCTGCTCCAGGCCTCGGCCGTCTTCGAGAAGCTCGAGCTCTCGGGTGACGAGGCGACCGGCGCCAACGCCGTCAAGCTGGCGCTGGAGGCCCCGCTCAAGCAGATCGCCGTCAACGGTGGTCTCGAAGGCGGAGTCGTCGTCGAGAAGGTGCGCAACCTGCCGATCGGTCACGGCCTCAACGCCGCGACCGGCGAGTACGTCGACATGATCGCCGAGGGCATTCTCGACCCGGCGAAGGTCACGCGCTCCGCCCTGCAGAACGCCGCGTCCATCGCCGCGCTCTTCCTCACCACCGAGGCCGTCATCGCCGACAAGCCGGAGAAGGCCGCTGCCGGCGGCGCTCCGGGCGGCATGCCGGGCGGTGACATGGACTTCTGA
- a CDS encoding CU044_5270 family protein has protein sequence MNDRTSGPDRAEHEELARLLPAPAERDLPPGRYLHHKDTLMRQIDHDGDRATAAPRPRPRLLRPALLLPAAGAALGAVLLTTLAVTDQDSAPAPSAAGTRSGATAPRGAAVLLDRIASVAAKSDAATVTDDQFVYVRTLQAEQEGEYGGPMKLTKPVEREVWMTQKARPVINEGLIHQDGRYFPITVGVPDGETPVGYPAGLNRPTYNWLASLPTDPDVLLRRLATEITRDQDTRQTPAKDRDPAQDAFDAIGELLQETVMPPRTAAALYKAAAKIPGVSVDADVVDAAGRHGIGVARDNTRPGWRTAWIFDPATLEYLGEQSSLIRDTDMGKKGALISRSAVMERAVVDALREKPSTKA, from the coding sequence ATGAACGACCGCACCTCCGGCCCCGACCGGGCCGAACACGAGGAACTGGCCCGGCTGTTGCCGGCCCCGGCCGAACGGGACCTGCCCCCGGGCCGATATCTCCACCACAAGGACACCCTGATGCGTCAGATCGACCACGACGGCGACCGCGCCACCGCTGCCCCTCGCCCCCGCCCCCGCCTGCTGCGCCCCGCCCTTCTGCTGCCCGCCGCCGGCGCCGCCCTCGGCGCGGTGCTGCTCACCACCCTCGCCGTGACCGATCAGGACAGCGCCCCGGCGCCGTCCGCAGCGGGCACCCGTTCCGGGGCCACGGCCCCGCGCGGCGCGGCCGTGCTGCTGGACCGGATCGCGTCGGTCGCCGCGAAGAGCGACGCGGCGACGGTCACCGACGACCAGTTCGTGTACGTCAGGACACTGCAGGCCGAGCAGGAGGGCGAGTACGGCGGGCCCATGAAGCTGACGAAGCCCGTTGAGCGTGAGGTCTGGATGACTCAGAAAGCCCGGCCGGTGATCAATGAGGGCCTGATTCACCAGGACGGCAGGTACTTCCCGATCACCGTCGGGGTCCCGGACGGCGAGACCCCCGTCGGCTACCCGGCGGGCCTCAACCGGCCGACGTACAACTGGCTGGCCTCGCTGCCCACCGACCCCGACGTCCTGCTGCGGCGGCTCGCCACCGAGATCACCCGGGACCAGGACACGCGCCAGACCCCGGCGAAGGACCGGGACCCGGCCCAGGACGCCTTCGACGCCATCGGTGAGCTGTTGCAGGAGACGGTGATGCCGCCGAGGACCGCGGCCGCCCTCTACAAGGCCGCCGCGAAGATCCCCGGTGTGAGCGTGGACGCCGACGTGGTGGACGCGGCAGGCCGGCACGGGATCGGCGTGGCCCGCGACAACACCCGGCCCGGCTGGCGCACCGCTTGGATCTTCGACCCGGCCACCCTGGAGTACCTGGGCGAACAGAGCTCCCTCATCAGGGACACCGACATGGGCAAGAAGGGCGCCCTGATCAGCCGGTCGGCGGTGATGGAGCGCGCGGTGGTCGACGCCCTGCGCGAGAAGCCGTCGACGAAGGCCTGA